The proteins below come from a single Aegilops tauschii subsp. strangulata cultivar AL8/78 chromosome 6, Aet v6.0, whole genome shotgun sequence genomic window:
- the LOC109781236 gene encoding SAP-like protein BP-73, which translates to MTGAAPALLHHHGVSSRGTLPVYHGNCRFVPGSCFLSKSTILGPLTVSLVCGASPNNHRPRNPDISRQQKRGSSSRGKSKPFQERDDSENNDEFDSDTVTSKNGPPISLTSNTRPHATSAPGEREKEIVELFKRVQAQLRARGKGREDKKPEPAKSQGERGSVDSLLNLLRKHSVDQKRKSSDEKEQNFDQTWRSSDSGNKQSSRIFGMKNDAQEGQKPPPATFQRPPSSFRRRSPVPGVKFQLVTNPDAGAKPVVNGMTDAVLEAKTPLEEETAQDEPDSASPYEPDSVIAPEDASLDDFVVSDDESDVLDTDEYLEPFDNADDVTDSIPSHDDSLEGSPSVEASDLSSLKVTELRELAKSRGLRGYSKMKKSDLVALLSDVS; encoded by the coding sequence GAGTTTCAAGCAGAGGAACATTACCTGTCTATCATGGCAATTGCAGATTCGTCCCAGGATCTTGTTTCCTCAGCAAATCAACTATTTTGGGACCATTGACTGTGTCTTTGGTTTGTGGTGCTAGCCCCAACAACCATAGACCAAGGAATCCAGATATCTCACGACAACAGAAGAGGGGTTCTTCATCAAGGGGGAAAAGCAAGCCATTCCAAGAAAGGGACGACTCTGAGAATAATGATGAATTTGATAGTGATACAGTAACCTCCAAAAATGGACCACCTATATCTTTGACAAGCAACACACGTCCCCATGCAACATCAGCTCCAGGGGAAAGGGAAAAGGAGATTGTAGAGCTATTTAAAAGGGTACAAGCACAACTGCGAGCGAGGGGAAAAGGCAGGGAGGACAAGAAGCCTGAACCTGCAAAATCCCAGGGTGAGAGGGGAAGTGTGGATTCCCTTCTTAATCTGCTCAGGAAACACTCGGTGGACCAAAAACGGAAGAGCAGCGATGAGAAAGAGCAGAATTTTGATCAGACATGGAGAAGCAGTGATTCTGGAAACAAGCAAAGTTCAAGGATATTTGGCATGAAGAACGACGCCCAGGAAGGGCAGAAGCCACCTCCTGCAACCTTCCAGAGACCGCCTTCAAGCTTCAGGCGAAGATCTCCTGTCCCTGGGGTTAAGTTCCAGCTTGTTACCAATCCAGATGCTGGTGCCAAGCCTGTCGTCAATGGCATGACCGATGCTGTGCTGGAAGCCAAGACGCCACTGGAGGAGGAGACTGCTCAAGATGAACCTGATTCAGCCTCCCCGTACGAACCCGACTCTGTGATAGCACCAGAAGATGCATCTCTGGACGACTTTGTTGTCTCAGACGATGAATCAGACGTGCTAGATACCGATGAGTATCTGGAACCATTCGATAATGCTGATGATGTTACAGATAGCATCCCATCCCATGATGACAGTCTGGAAGGTAGTCCTTCCGTGGAAGCTTCCGACCTGAGCTCGCTCAAGGTCACGGAGCTGAGGGAGCTGGCGAAATCTCGGGGACTCAGGGGCTACTCGAAGATGAAGAAGAGCGACCTGGTCGCACTACTGAGCGACGTGTCCTGA